CCTCGATATTTAGTATTTGTGTTCTTacgttaataatattatttgcgaTATAAATAGAGGTATCAACTATCAAGGCTACAAAAACACTGGACTTTGCAGTTGCATCCAACAAAGATAACAAGACGTAGCTGTGACATTATGCACcgaacagaaaaaaatatatctatccCTTTCGCACGCAGGCAGTTTTCACAAATCAACAACAGTCGTTTCTTTCTGTTTTTCGGTACACTAACCTTTGGACCTCATATTTTTAACCGAGTGTGGATATATAGAacgaagataaaatatttttgcactTATGTTGTGTTCATGCTCAAGAGTTTAGCAAAAGGAATtgaatatgtttataataaaaactgttgAACGGTTAATATTTCGTGCGAAGCCGGGTGCTAGGTGTTTTTCTACTATTGACAATTCAAAGGTGAATTTTTGATTTATGTTcattataaatctattttatgttaatatggTGCACTTTTAATAAGTTGAAATTGCACCAGTTACCAATGAAATAGTTTATTCTGATTTGTAAACTTTCATCTTCATTGATAACAAGTTTGACACTTCGTTTGACAGAAACTAACAAACTTGTTTACGAATACAATAATTCTTAATACCTATTtccttattgtattttaattgatattctAATCTGTTTGTTTTATCAACAATGTGTTGCATAATCAAagattaacataaattataagcATTCTCTATGCTCATTTGCTTAAAAGTGGAAGTGCTACTTTTAATTCGttttgttctattttcaaaataaaacaataactaatAACCTGTGTGGTGaactaagaaaatattaataagtttagTAAGAAGCATTTGAGAGCAGAATTAattctacaaataaatatggtaGGTAAAGGTTATTATTGGTTTCATGTGAAGTAAGACTCAGCAAGAATTTTAAGAATGTTGCATACTTTTTCGAATATTGAGTACcgctataaataaaagaattctCCTTGTCATAGATTTCAATCTTTATTCTCTTTCTAAccatagttttaaaaataatgaagtagttttttttttatttatttatttcaattaacacaATTAGCaaggtattaaaatttaatgatgTGTTAAAACGAGACAAACTTGATTTACttataaatacctacctaggaTGTGTATCCTTGACTTATGTAGAAGAAAAAAAGAATTGTAATTGTTGTGATAATGTTATAAGTTTAatttcttattgttttattgatctATAAACTAAGTTTAGAATGTGGTATTTCAacattagattattttaattcttaaaaataatccTATACTATACATAACCCTAACATAACTTCTTTTTTATGTGTGTCACCGTTAGCACATGAGACAGTATATTTACCAAGGTCAAACATGCAACGGgctatgtacattttttttatttgatatatgTATGGATGAAATATGAAGTATGGAAAAACTCATccacatattttataaattgttgtttcgggtctgggtgtctgaacttgtatgtttgtaaatgcacccgcgacacaggagaaatcctaCTGCGGGGCAatgcttaaaaacaaaaaaagaaatcaatttgttattttatcttttttaatatacaccaatagatgtataaaataaaagtacctatccTTTGTAGTTGTCTGTTTTGTGCTGAATAATTAATCCTTTAATACTGAGGACACTGATATCTTATGTTATCTCAAGATATGCTGTGCATTACCTACTGCATATTTGCTTTACAAACTAGGTTGTTAAAGCGAGACCTGAAAAGATGTAAATAGATACTTAAACTAGCATTGATCAATATTGATTAAGTTAGTACCTAATTGATTTTTCTGGCTAATTATGATGTATTTTATAATGTCCTGGCTTTTCGCAAGTGCAATCGAAATGAGAGAGCATACATCACATTGATTGGCAGGCACCAATGAACTGTATTTGTTACATAATGCAAATCATACTAAGCCCTTTGGTCATATCCTCAGGAAATAATTGTTATATAGATAGGCTGGTATCTACTTTATATTATGGAGGACAGAAGACAGGGTTATCTATTTTGCAAACATAAACCTTGTACTATGGACtttgataaactggttataaaaataaaccaaatgaTGCGCAACTTAGtattagtaggtatttatgATCAAAGtccaatttaattttgttgatgtTGCATAATAGATGAAGAAAATGTATCAGATGGATATCCTGTATTTTTGTCAGCCTATTCATCTATATATTTCCCATTATAGGTAATCTGCATTGTTAATTTCAAGGATTATCTCACTATCTACTATCAATTATCTACTGTTcagcaaataatttattatgttacgctgacactataaataaatatagcttctattaaaaaaatatcaattaatgtttttttacaaggttttatttatgttggaGCTCAAGAAATAAACATGCATAGAACTGTTAATATCTTAGATAtcaattttatataagttttatttgcaTTATCATTTTTTTGATTTAGGTGTTTGTAATCTATGCTGTTAGTTGAGTTGTAGTTACACAAGTAattaattatccaatgacttagGTGAGGTGAAATGGGGTAATGGAAAATAAGTCACctaagtttttagtcagtaagagtctgctcttactgactaaaaaccaccccgttcctactcctgctcttcaagctggagtagtccgcagctctggaatgTTCTTTTACTTACTGTTTTGTTTGGCTTAAGTAACTATCGAAATCTCGATTAAAAATGGCTACAGGAACCTGTTTGACcatattttatgtttcaatTTCAGGAAAACCCCATAGTAACTGTAAAGCAAGGGAAATTGAAGGGTGCGGTGAAGAAATGTTTGGATGGATCCCCTTACTACAGTTTCAAAGGCATTCGCTACGGCCAACCACCCATTGGGGAGCTGCGGTTTAAGGTAATACATACTTAATAGCCTTTAGTAGacaattttcttatattttaatacctacaaaatttttaaatgaaaacatgacacaatattatttttgtttaacttgGTCAACCATAATCTTTAATCACAATCACTAGATGAttaattgctttattattttctctagATTAaaccaatattgttttatttcaggcACCATTACCAGTGAAGCCATGGTCGGGTATACGCGACGCGATCGAGCACGGCCCAGTCTGCCCTCAATTCGACATGAGCATTTTAGATGTCGTGGAAGGCAGCGAAGACTGCCTCAGTTTGAACGTATACACGAAGTCTCTACAACCCAGCTCCAAACTACCCGTGATGGTCTACATTCACGGAGGCGCATTCTTGTCAGGATCTGGTAATTCTGACACTTACGGCCCAGAATTTTTCTTCCAGCACGATGTGATCCTTGTTACTATAAACTACCGGCTAGAAGTATTAGGTTTCCTAAGTCTGGACACCCCTGAAGTTCCTGGTAACGCTGGTATGAAGGACCAAGTTCTAGCTTTACGatggataaaagaaaatataagcaCATTCGGAGGAGACCCTGACAATATCACTTTATTTGGAGAGAGTGCCGGTGCTTCCTGTGCCACATTGCACATGCTCTCCCCAATGTCACAAGGATTGTTTGATAAAGTCATAACACAGAGTGGGTCCTGTTTGTCGTACTGGTCGATGTTCCACGAGCCCGTAGCACGAGCATTTAGAGGTGCGAAAGCATTAGGTAAAGAAGCAAAGGATTTAAATGAATTACTAAATTATCTGAGAGAAGTCCCTGCTGTGGAACTAGCGAGGCTCTCACTCAAAACGAGGACAGCGGACGAGAAATTCAGAGGCTTACCTATTTACTTTACTCCAACTATAGAGAAAAAGTTTGAGGGTCAGGAACAATTC
This Spodoptera frugiperda isolate SF20-4 chromosome 20, AGI-APGP_CSIRO_Sfru_2.0, whole genome shotgun sequence DNA region includes the following protein-coding sequences:
- the LOC118261876 gene encoding juvenile hormone esterase isoform X1, translated to MFIIKTVERLIFRAKPGARCFSTIDNSKENPIVTVKQGKLKGAVKKCLDGSPYYSFKGIRYGQPPIGELRFKAPLPVKPWSGIRDAIEHGPVCPQFDMSILDVVEGSEDCLSLNVYTKSLQPSSKLPVMVYIHGGAFLSGSGNSDTYGPEFFFQHDVILVTINYRLEVLGFLSLDTPEVPGNAGMKDQVLALRWIKENISTFGGDPDNITLFGESAGASCATLHMLSPMSQGLFDKVITQSGSCLSYWSMFHEPVARAFRGAKALGKEAKDLNELLNYLREVPAVELARLSLKTRTADEKFRGLPIYFTPTIEKKFEGQEQFLTEDPLDLLLAGKVSKVPMITGYNSAEGLMMLNDHLKKMKTLNEQPSYFVPRDIATKVSKETLDELGQRIKNFYFGNKDMTTEDCQAIVDLHTDINFTYQIHRFMHFYQKFAPVYLYKFEYCTELNFLKSVFGVDSVKGSCHADDLFYLFHSEISRNVYDKNEKLRKIIYQMTKFWADFAKTGNPTPTKEVVEWLPYSPANKEYLILDEEIKLSNNLDKERVDFWNKMYADVGMPAITKSNL
- the LOC118261876 gene encoding juvenile hormone esterase isoform X2, which translates into the protein MENPIVTVKQGKLKGAVKKCLDGSPYYSFKGIRYGQPPIGELRFKAPLPVKPWSGIRDAIEHGPVCPQFDMSILDVVEGSEDCLSLNVYTKSLQPSSKLPVMVYIHGGAFLSGSGNSDTYGPEFFFQHDVILVTINYRLEVLGFLSLDTPEVPGNAGMKDQVLALRWIKENISTFGGDPDNITLFGESAGASCATLHMLSPMSQGLFDKVITQSGSCLSYWSMFHEPVARAFRGAKALGKEAKDLNELLNYLREVPAVELARLSLKTRTADEKFRGLPIYFTPTIEKKFEGQEQFLTEDPLDLLLAGKVSKVPMITGYNSAEGLMMLNDHLKKMKTLNEQPSYFVPRDIATKVSKETLDELGQRIKNFYFGNKDMTTEDCQAIVDLHTDINFTYQIHRFMHFYQKFAPVYLYKFEYCTELNFLKSVFGVDSVKGSCHADDLFYLFHSEISRNVYDKNEKLRKIIYQMTKFWADFAKTGNPTPTKEVVEWLPYSPANKEYLILDEEIKLSNNLDKERVDFWNKMYADVGMPAITKSNL